AACCGGTCGGGCGGCAACGCCCGCAGACACGACGCAGTCTGCTCGTCAGGGTCGTGCGGCGCCGTGGCCCGCTCGCCGCATCCCAGAGATTCGGTGTATTCGCGGCTGACCCGCTGCGCCTCGGGCACCTCGACCTGGGCCTGGCACGGCCCACTCTGGATGATGGCGGCACGGAACAGGCCAGCCGAGTCCGGGGCGGCCAGGTGGTCGCAGACCGACATGCCACCGGCGGATTCGCCGGCGATCGTCACTTTGTCTGGGTCGCCGCCGAATTCGTCGATATTGTCGCGAACCCAACGCAGGGCCGCCTGCTGGTCGGCCAGGCCATAGTTGCCGGGTTCCCCGAGCGCCGGGTCGGCCAGGAAGCCGAGCGCCCCCAGCCGGTAATTGATCGTGACGACGATGATGCGTCCGCGGACGGCAAGCCGTTGCGCGTGGTAGATGTCGCCGGCCCCCCGCATGAAACTGCCGCCGTGGATCCACACCATGACCGGTAGCGGCTCGGCGGCCGAGCCGGTGGGCGTCCAGACGTTGAGCGTCAGGCAGTCTTCGCTGATCGGATCGACGTCGGCGGCGTCCGGCTGGATGCACCAGGGTCCGCGTTTGACCGCGTCACGTACACCCGGCCACGCCAGCATCGGCGCCGGGCGTTGCCACCGCAACGGCCCGACCGGCGGCGCGGCGTACGGGATCCCCTGAAACAGCCGGTGATCCGGACCGACGGTTCCCCTCAGCAGGCCAGAGCCGGTCCGCACCACGTCGGCGTTGAGCGCGACCGCCCGGGGACCCACGCTCGGGTGCGACGCCGCCCCGTCCGAGCGCGCGCACCCGCCGGCCAACACCGCAGTCAGCGCCAGGACGACGGCGCCGACCCGGCGACCCCACCGGCACGATCCGATCGACATGACCGAAGAGCCTAATCGGGGTGGATCAGCCCAAAGCGCCGCCACGGCGGCCGGCGATCCGCAACACTGGGCTCAAACCTGACACGTGTCAAAAATATCGACGAGGAGCAGGGTATGAGCACACCGATTATCGACCAGGCCGCCCAAGTGTTCGTCGACCCCAGTGCCTATGCCGATGAACCCCGTCTGCACGCAGCCCTGACCCATCTGCGCGCACACGCACCGGTGTCCCTGGTCGATCGTCGGCCCTACCGCCCGTTCTGGGCCATCACCCGCCACGCCGACATCATGGAGATCGAACGCGACAACCAGCTGTGGATCAACGCGCCGCGTCCCGTGCTGGCGCCCGCCGACGCCGACGACCTGCAGCACTCCCTGCTGGAGTCCGGGATGGGTCTGCGGACCCTGATCCACATGGACGATCCGCAACACCACAAGATGCGCTCAATCGTCTCAGATTGGTTCCGCCCCAAGGCAATGCGAATGCTCAAGACCCGCATCGACGAGCTCGCCCAGCAATACGTCGAGAAAATGGTGCAGCTCGGCCCGGAGTGCGACTTCGTCCAGGAGGTCGCGGTCAACTACCCGCTGTTCGTCATCATGTCGCTGCTGGGCCTACCGGAGACGGATTTCGGCCGCATGCTGCGGCTGACCCAAGAACTGTTCGGCGGCGACGACGAGGAGTATCGCCGCGGCTTGACTCCCGAGGAGCAGCTGCCGGTGCTGCTCGACTTCTTCTCTTACTTCGGGGCGCTGACCGCGGCGCGACGAGCACAACCCACCGAGGACCTGGCCTCCACGATCGCCAACGCGACCATCGACGGCGCACCGCTGTCGGATGTGGACACCGCCTCCTACTACGTCATCATCGCCACCGCCGGCCACGACACCACCAGCGCAGCGATCAGTGGCGGCCTGCGCGCACTCGTCGAGCACCCTGATCAGCGCGAGCGGCTCCGCTCCGACCTGCGCCTGATGCCGACTGCGGTCGAGGAGATCATCCGCTGGGTGACGCCGGTCAAGGAGTTCATGCGCACCGCCACCGCCGACACCGAAGTGCGCGGTGTGCCGATCGCCGAGGGCGAATCCGTTTATCTGTCCTACGTTTCGGCCAACCGCGACGAGGACGTGTTCGACGACCCGTTCGCGTTCGACGTCGGCCGCGACCCGAACAAGCATCTGGCGTTCGGCCACGGCGTGCATTTCTGCGTGGGTTCGGCCTTGGCGCGCATGGAGATCAGCAGCTTCTTCAGCGCCTTGTTGCCGCGGCTGGAAGCCATCGAACTGGCCGGCGAGCCGCAGTTGGTGTCGACGACGTTCGTCGGCGGCCTCAAGCACCTGCCGATCCGCTACCGGCTGCGCTCCTGACCTGACAGCAGTGTCGCGGCCCGATGCGCGAGCATCGCGATCGTCGCGTGCGGCCCGCGACTGGTGATCCGGGGCAGCGCCGAGCCGTCGATCACCCACAGCCCGTCAATGCCACGCACCCGACACTGCGCGTCGAGCACCGCCGCCTGGTCGCCGTCGACTCCGATCGGTGCACTACCGCACAGGTGCTGGGATGTCGACCAGCGCGGTTCGCCACCACCGCCTCTCAACCCCAGCATCTGCTTGACCAGGTCCACTCCACGGCGCAACGCCATCAGATCTTCGGGCTCGGTGTCATAGCGGTGTTCGATGCGTGGTGGCACCTGCGGATCCGCCGAGATCAGGCTTATCCGGCCGCGAGCTCGCGGATTCATCAGCGCCACCCCGATCTGCGGCTGATCGGGCGTGTCGCTCTCGCCGACCATCGTGGCGAAACCTGCTGTGTAGGGCCGGATCTCCAAGTCCTCATGGTGCAGAACGGCCTCCAACACCGGGCGGCCCGGCGTGCCTGGCCATTCTGCTGCCACCAGCCATTCCGGGTGATCCGCACAGTGCGCGCCGACTGGAAGCGCTGCCCTTACCACGACACCGGCATCGCGCAGCATTGCCTCTTCACCGACACCGGACAGCATCAACAGATGTGCTGATCCGATCGCACCGGCGCATAACACGATTCGATCCGCAGTCAGCTTGATGGGACCCTGCTCACCAATCGCTTCGACGGCGATGGCTCGATCGCCTGCAATGGCAACACGGACCGCTCGGGTCTGCGTGAGCACAGTGAGGTTGTCCCGCGACAGCGCGGGCCGCAGGTATGCGACACCCGGTCCGGTACGCACGCCGTCGGGGGTGACGTTGAGCGGCACGGCGCCAGCGCCGGATTGTGTCGTCAGCGTCGCGTCGTTGAGATCGTCTATCCAACCAAACCCTGCTCGCTGAACCGCTTCATTGAATTGTTTTGTGTTATCGCAGATTTCACGGGTGCGACGAACGGGTATCGGGCCCGCGTCGCCGTGTTGGGGGCCCTGGAAGTCAAGGTCGGTCTCGACAGCCCGAAAGGACTCCAGCAGCTGCGGCCACTCCCAGCCCGCGGGGTAGCCGGCGAAGTCTGCCGGGAGCCCCCGACAGAAATACCCCCCGTTGACCGCGCCGGAGCCTCCGACGGTCGCACCCCGCACGATCGTCAGCGCAGTGTCGGCTCTGGTGATCAGCTCCGCGCGATACCGCCGCACCAGCCGGCTGGCCGGGCCGATCGGCAACGTCAGCGCATCGGCGGTCTGCGCAGCTAGGACCGGATCCTCCAGACCTGGACCCGATTCGACCACCGTGACGGCGTACGAAGGATCCGACGAGAGCATGGCCGCGACAATCGATCCCGCGCTTCCAGCCCCCACCACCAGCGCATCGCTGTGTATCACCGGAACGGTCAAGGCGACCTAGCTGCGAATCTGCGGCTTGAGTGCGGCAAGGTTGCGTTCGCGTACCACCCCGGTCCACAGACCGGCGCCATATGCCAGATCGTCGACTCGCTTGAGCAGCAGATAGGCCGGCAGCCCCAGGGGCCGAGAATCGTCTTCACTGCGCGCGTGCCGCAGCCAGTCCACCACCCCGTCGGCGACCGCCGCCAGCAGTAGCGCCCTGCGGCATCGCTGTGACACGCATGCCGCCAGCAGGGCGACCGGCCAGTAGTGCCGGCACAGCGCCGAGGCGAGCTGCAGCCCGGCGCTCGCCAATCCGCGCAACGTCACCATCAGCACGTCTGCCGGCGCGGTGTCCGGGCCGCGCATGGACCGGGCAACCCGGTGGCCGGTCATCGCGGCGATCACCAACGAGACCAGATAGCCCAACGCCGAGCCGAGGGCCATCAGGGCCCAGCCCGCCAGCGCCCAGCCCGAGATCACCATGGGCGCGGCTTTGTCGGGGTGACGGGCCGACAGCGGCGCCGCCGAACCCCCGTAAAAAGCCTTGCGCGCCACCCAATCCCGCAGCTCTATCCGATGATCGTGGGCGACCTGCGCAATCGGCTCGTAGCGCAACCTGCTGCCGGCGTCCACCAACCGCCAGCACAGGTCGACATCTTCACCGGAATGCAGCGCCTCGTCGAAGCCGCCCAGCTCCCGTAGCGTGCCGGAGCGGCAGATGATCGCCGCGCTGGGGACGTAGGCGACCTTGCCGTAGGGCACCACCGGCGCCTCGCAGCCGCCCAGGTCCAGCGACGAACGGATGGCCTCGTACCGCGCGACCAGGTGTCCGCTGTCGGCCATACCGACGATGCGGGGGGCGACCAGGGCCACGGCCGGGTCGCAGAAGTGCCCCAGCAGTGCCTCCAGCCAGCCCCGGCGCGGCACCACGTCGGAATCCAGGAACGCCACGAAATCTGTCGTGCAGGCCATCAACCCGGTGTTACGCGCGGCCGCCGGCCCCCGGTTCTCCGGGTGGCGCAGTACCTGCACCTCGCAACAGTGCGCAGCGGTCAGATCCTCTTGGCGGATCGGGACCTGCGACCCGTCATCCACCACCACGACACGCAGTCCGCGCAGTGCCGTCACCAGCCGTTGCAGCCCGACGATGTTGTCCCGCACCGGGATAACCACCGTCACGTCTCGATACGATGGCCCGCCTGCGGGCCGCGGGTGCGCGACAGTAGCATCGAGCAGGGTTCGGGCCAGTTGTGCGCTGACGGCGTCGCGTACTTCCAACCGGCCGTCGGACAACATTCCCTGAGCAGCCGGGGCCAACCGGAGCAGCCGGGTCGGTGAACCACCCAACAGCGTCGATCCCCGCCCCAGGACCCGCACCTTCCGGTCCACCTGCACGGCGAAACCGTCCGGCAGCCGAGCGGCGGTCATCGCAGCATCCCGTCGGGCCCGGGCGCCCAGGCGCCGATGGCCGCCAGGCCGGCGTCGGCCATCTCGCCGAAGAGTCGGCGCCCTTCGGCGGCGGTGGCGGTGGTCGGGTCCCCCAGCACCCCGATGGCGCTCACCGCGGCGACGCCGCCGTCGCGCATTGCGGGCAGCAGCTGCACCAGCGGCGCGCTGTTGCCCGGCAGTGCCCGGTCGAACCTCACGCTGTCGGGCGAAAGATGCAGCAGCAGAGACGTTTCAGTGTGACCAGCATGGGCATCGGCGCACGGAGCGGCGCACGGAAGCCACGCCACGTCGCGGCCTTCGAAGCGCAGCCGGCCTACCGCCTCGATTAAGGCGGGCACATTGCCTCCATGGCCGTTGACGAAAACCACCCGCTGCGCCCAGCAGCAGGCGGAACGGCCGTACTCCAGCAAAAGCTGGATCAGCGCCTCGGTGCCGATCGAGATGGTGCCGGCAAAGCTCTGATGCTCGCCGCTGGCCCCGTAGGCGATGGCAGGCGCGACCGCCCAGCCCGGCCCCGTCGCGGAACCCGCCGACCGCTCGGCCAGCTCCTGGGCGAGCGCGCGCGCGACCCGGGTATCGGTGTCCAGAGGTAGGTGCGGGCCGTGCTGCTCAGTCGACCCGACGGGGACTAAAAGCATCATCCCGCGCCCCCGCAGCTGACCCTGTAGCCGGTTCTGCAGCTCGCTCCAGGTCGAACCACCGAGCTCGCCGCCAACCGCCATCGGACGATGGTAAGCGAATTCACCTGTCGTACACCAGTTGTTGACGAGTACGACCGGCGTAAATTTTTCGCGCCAGGGGCCCGAAATGCCCCCGGCTGATCACGTCCGTCCCGTCCGCCACGGGCGTATCAGGATTGAGCCTGATTTAGCAGGTGGGCGCTTCCGGTCCGACAAGCGGCGGACCGGGGCCATCCGACTAGACCTCGGCGGCGGGCACGCCCAGCGCCCGGGAGAATCCGGCCGGAATCAGGATGTCGTCCGTCGACAGATCGTGCACCGAGGCCCGGCCGAGGCCCATCAGGGCCGAGTCGATGCCGCCCCGGAGGATGTCCAACACGTTCTCCACCCCGGGCTGTCCGGCGGCGGCCAGGCCCCACAGGTAGGCGCGTCCGATCATCACGGCACGCGCTCCCAGCGCCACCGCCTTGACGACATCGCTGCCCCGCCGGATACCACCGTCCAGCAACACCTCGATCTGGTCGCCCACGGCCTCGGCGATGGCCGGCAGGGCCCGGATCGCCGCCGGGGTACCGTCCAGGTTGTTGCCGCCGTGATTGGAGACTGAGATCGCCGAAACACCGGCATCCACAGCACGTTTCGCATCGTCAACCCGCATCACGCCCTTGAGCATGAACGGCCCGCCCCACAGCTCACGCAGCCAGGCGATGTCTTCCCAGGTGGGCGGCGGGGTACCCATCCACTCCCCATAGGCCTGGAAGAACGGCGGCCCGGCCTCGCCGCGGCCCGCTTGGTTGGGCACCCGCAGGGTCGGCGGACGCATGGTCTTGGCCCACCGCAGGAACCATCCGGGCCTGGTGAGAGCCTCCGGCATCATCTTGACCATGGTCTTGAGGTCCATCTTCTCCGGGATGGTGGGGCTGCCCCAGTCCCGCCCGTGCGAGAAGCTCCAGTCGGTGGTGGCGATCATCCCGACGGCCCCGGCCGCCCGAGCGCGCTCCACCCGCTCGGCAATCGCGTCGCGACCGCCCAGCCAGTAGATCTGAAAGAAGGTCTTGGGGTTGGCCGCGATGACCTCTTCCATCGGCTTGCTGGCAAACGACGAGAGACCCATCGCGGTCCCGCGCGCCGCCGCCGCTCGCGCGACGGCTACCTCGCCATCCGGGTCGACCGCCTGCACCCCGGTCGGCGAGATCATCACCGGCATCGAGATCTCTTGCCCCATAACCGTTGTCGACAGTTCGCGACTGGCCGGCGCACCCACCACGTGCGGGGCGAATCCCAGTTCGCTGAACGCCGCCACGTTGTCGCTGACCGTCAGGCCCTTTTCGCTGGCCGAGATCAGCGAGGAGTAGGCAGACTTCGGGAGCCGCTTTTTGGCTCGTTCCTGGGCAATAGCAACCGTTTCGAACCAGACATCACGAGCCATTATCAGATGGGACTTTCATTGCAGAGGCGGGCCGGCGGACGCATGGACAGCGTCAACGGCACCACATTGGTGATCGGTTTGCCGCGGGAATGATCCGCGGCCGGGCGGGGCTTGCTGCGATCGGCAGCCAGCGCGGGTGCGCCGTAGCCCTGGACGCATTCCGGATCGGGCCCATCCAGCGGCAGGCCGGTGAAGAACTTTGCTGCCATGCAGCCGCCCCGGCAGCTGTCGTAGTGGTCGCAGCTTCCGCAGGCGCCAGCGGACTGCGGCTCCCGCAGTTCACGAAACAGCGGAGCGTGCTTCCAGACGTTGTCGAAACCGCCGTCGGACAGCACGTTTCCAGCCAAGAAACGGTCGTGGATGGCAAATGGACAGGCGTAGACATCACCGACGGGGTCGATGAGGCACACCACGCGCCCGGCGCCACACATGTTCAGCCCGGCCAGCGCGCCGGGCGCGCCAAGTCCGGACAGGTGGAAGAAGGAGTCACCGGTGAGCACCCGTTCCCCGTTGGCCACCAGCCAGTCGTAGAGCTGGACCTGCTGGTCGGCGGTCGGGTGCAGGTCGTCCCAGACGTCGGCGCCTCGCCCCGACGGCCGCAGTCGGGTGATCCGCAGCGTCGCACCATAGCGGCTGGCCAACTCGGCGAAGTCGTCAAGCTGGTCGATATTGTGGCGGGTCGCAACGACCGAGATCTTGGCGTCGGAGAATCCTGCCGCGGCCAGGTTCTCCAGCGCCCGGATCGCCATATCGAACGAGCCGGGACCACGGATCGGGTCGTTGACCTCTGCGGTCGCACCGTCCAGGGAGATCTGGACGTCGACGTAGTCGCTGGCCGCCAGCTTGGCCGCCACCTCGGGGGTGATCCTCAGACCG
The window above is part of the Mycolicibacter sp. MU0102 genome. Proteins encoded here:
- a CDS encoding carboxylesterase/lipase family protein → MSIGSCRWGRRVGAVVLALTAVLAGGCARSDGAASHPSVGPRAVALNADVVRTGSGLLRGTVGPDHRLFQGIPYAAPPVGPLRWQRPAPMLAWPGVRDAVKRGPWCIQPDAADVDPISEDCLTLNVWTPTGSAAEPLPVMVWIHGGSFMRGAGDIYHAQRLAVRGRIIVVTINYRLGALGFLADPALGEPGNYGLADQQAALRWVRDNIDEFGGDPDKVTIAGESAGGMSVCDHLAAPDSAGLFRAAIIQSGPCQAQVEVPEAQRVSREYTESLGCGERATAPHDPDEQTASCLRALPPDRLAKPLWYSRFGTDHLSGPVVGGALLPKDPVRVFRESPAAGGPAGKPVLLGVNRDEFTMFVALRYLRVGQEITAAEYPDELGDTFGRDSAAAVAEHYPPGRFDGSVSLAYAAAATDDIFACLADRMARGLAGGAPVYGYEFDDPHAPAPELYDQVPFPIGATHSLEMRYLFDIGGAPPLDPAQRRLSDQMIEYWTGFVVTGAPIAVDQPDWPAIGTGADRRWMSLRTDGSRIITDYAAEHQCDFWATIRG
- a CDS encoding cytochrome P450, with the protein product MSTPIIDQAAQVFVDPSAYADEPRLHAALTHLRAHAPVSLVDRRPYRPFWAITRHADIMEIERDNQLWINAPRPVLAPADADDLQHSLLESGMGLRTLIHMDDPQHHKMRSIVSDWFRPKAMRMLKTRIDELAQQYVEKMVQLGPECDFVQEVAVNYPLFVIMSLLGLPETDFGRMLRLTQELFGGDDEEYRRGLTPEEQLPVLLDFFSYFGALTAARRAQPTEDLASTIANATIDGAPLSDVDTASYYVIIATAGHDTTSAAISGGLRALVEHPDQRERLRSDLRLMPTAVEEIIRWVTPVKEFMRTATADTEVRGVPIAEGESVYLSYVSANRDEDVFDDPFAFDVGRDPNKHLAFGHGVHFCVGSALARMEISSFFSALLPRLEAIELAGEPQLVSTTFVGGLKHLPIRYRLRS
- the mftG gene encoding mycofactocin system GMC family oxidoreductase MftG; translated protein: MTVPVIHSDALVVGAGSAGSIVAAMLSSDPSYAVTVVESGPGLEDPVLAAQTADALTLPIGPASRLVRRYRAELITRADTALTIVRGATVGGSGAVNGGYFCRGLPADFAGYPAGWEWPQLLESFRAVETDLDFQGPQHGDAGPIPVRRTREICDNTKQFNEAVQRAGFGWIDDLNDATLTTQSGAGAVPLNVTPDGVRTGPGVAYLRPALSRDNLTVLTQTRAVRVAIAGDRAIAVEAIGEQGPIKLTADRIVLCAGAIGSAHLLMLSGVGEEAMLRDAGVVVRAALPVGAHCADHPEWLVAAEWPGTPGRPVLEAVLHHEDLEIRPYTAGFATMVGESDTPDQPQIGVALMNPRARGRISLISADPQVPPRIEHRYDTEPEDLMALRRGVDLVKQMLGLRGGGGEPRWSTSQHLCGSAPIGVDGDQAAVLDAQCRVRGIDGLWVIDGSALPRITSRGPHATIAMLAHRAATLLSGQERSR
- the mftF gene encoding mycofactocin biosynthesis glycosyltransferase MftF (Members of this protein family, MftF, are glycosyltransferases, members of PF00535 (glycosyl transferase family 2). The encoding gene is found as part of the mycofactocin cassette, in Mycobacterium tuberculosis, many other Actinobacteria, and occasional members of other lineages. Mycofactocin itself, a putative redox carrier, is a heavily modified derivative of the C-terminal Val-Tyr dipeptide of the mycofactocin precursor MftA (TIGR03969).), coding for MTAARLPDGFAVQVDRKVRVLGRGSTLLGGSPTRLLRLAPAAQGMLSDGRLEVRDAVSAQLARTLLDATVAHPRPAGGPSYRDVTVVIPVRDNIVGLQRLVTALRGLRVVVVDDGSQVPIRQEDLTAAHCCEVQVLRHPENRGPAAARNTGLMACTTDFVAFLDSDVVPRRGWLEALLGHFCDPAVALVAPRIVGMADSGHLVARYEAIRSSLDLGGCEAPVVPYGKVAYVPSAAIICRSGTLRELGGFDEALHSGEDVDLCWRLVDAGSRLRYEPIAQVAHDHRIELRDWVARKAFYGGSAAPLSARHPDKAAPMVISGWALAGWALMALGSALGYLVSLVIAAMTGHRVARSMRGPDTAPADVLMVTLRGLASAGLQLASALCRHYWPVALLAACVSQRCRRALLLAAVADGVVDWLRHARSEDDSRPLGLPAYLLLKRVDDLAYGAGLWTGVVRERNLAALKPQIRS
- the mftE gene encoding mycofactocin biosynthesis peptidyl-dipeptidase MftE, with product MAVGGELGGSTWSELQNRLQGQLRGRGMMLLVPVGSTEQHGPHLPLDTDTRVARALAQELAERSAGSATGPGWAVAPAIAYGASGEHQSFAGTISIGTEALIQLLLEYGRSACCWAQRVVFVNGHGGNVPALIEAVGRLRFEGRDVAWLPCAAPCADAHAGHTETSLLLHLSPDSVRFDRALPGNSAPLVQLLPAMRDGGVAAVSAIGVLGDPTTATAAEGRRLFGEMADAGLAAIGAWAPGPDGMLR
- the mftD gene encoding pre-mycofactocin synthase MftD (MftD, an enzyme found in the mycofactocin biosynthesis locus, performs an oxidative deamination of 3-amino-5-[(p-hydroxyphenyl)methyl]-4,4-dimethyl-2-pyrrolidinone (AHDP). The resulting compound, now called pre-mycofactocin (PMFT), is a biologically active redox cofactor that can oxidize the non-exchangeable NADH of TIGR03971 family SDR-type oxidoreductases.), translating into MARDVWFETVAIAQERAKKRLPKSAYSSLISASEKGLTVSDNVAAFSELGFAPHVVGAPASRELSTTVMGQEISMPVMISPTGVQAVDPDGEVAVARAAAARGTAMGLSSFASKPMEEVIAANPKTFFQIYWLGGRDAIAERVERARAAGAVGMIATTDWSFSHGRDWGSPTIPEKMDLKTMVKMMPEALTRPGWFLRWAKTMRPPTLRVPNQAGRGEAGPPFFQAYGEWMGTPPPTWEDIAWLRELWGGPFMLKGVMRVDDAKRAVDAGVSAISVSNHGGNNLDGTPAAIRALPAIAEAVGDQIEVLLDGGIRRGSDVVKAVALGARAVMIGRAYLWGLAAAGQPGVENVLDILRGGIDSALMGLGRASVHDLSTDDILIPAGFSRALGVPAAEV
- the mftC gene encoding mycofactocin radical SAM maturase (MftC is a radical SAM/SPASM enzyme that catalyzes the first two steps in biosynthesis of the electron carrier mycofactocin from the terminal Val-Tyr dipeptide of the precursor peptide MftA.), whose amino-acid sequence is MTSVAPVPRLIEQFEHGLDAPICLTWELTYACNLACVHCLSSSGKRDPRELSTQQCKDIIDELERMQVFYVNIGGGEPTVRSDFWELVDYATEHHVGVKFSTNGLRITPEVAAKLAASDYVDVQISLDGATAEVNDPIRGPGSFDMAIRALENLAAAGFSDAKISVVATRHNIDQLDDFAELASRYGATLRITRLRPSGRGADVWDDLHPTADQQVQLYDWLVANGERVLTGDSFFHLSGLGAPGALAGLNMCGAGRVVCLIDPVGDVYACPFAIHDRFLAGNVLSDGGFDNVWKHAPLFRELREPQSAGACGSCDHYDSCRGGCMAAKFFTGLPLDGPDPECVQGYGAPALAADRSKPRPAADHSRGKPITNVVPLTLSMRPPARLCNESPI